The Gilliamella apicola genome window below encodes:
- a CDS encoding AraC family transcriptional regulator has product MNISLISPEVASSDNEPMIISAALKSSSAKVTELHHHSRGQLAGTLQGLMSIEVESYQWIVPATHGIWIPPDTKHSLLRSHGPFHGWSIYIQKSVCNNLPIKPCILELSSLLREAITRSMTWHNTELQPEHKRLMAVILDEISIIPQVKIALPMPKDIRLLKIALALSDNPSDDRNINEWSVWAGISRRSLTRRFTNETGFNFTEWRQKLRMLKALELLVAGKPITEVSLNLGYDNISRFIAIFRQNFGVTPGYYQKAMRNNHPWRNFTNTII; this is encoded by the coding sequence ATGAATATCTCACTCATCTCTCCAGAGGTTGCTTCTTCTGATAACGAACCGATGATTATATCGGCAGCACTCAAATCTTCATCTGCGAAAGTAACAGAACTCCATCATCATTCTAGAGGGCAACTAGCTGGTACATTACAAGGTTTGATGTCAATTGAAGTGGAAAGCTATCAATGGATAGTACCCGCAACTCATGGTATATGGATACCTCCAGATACAAAGCATTCTCTTCTCAGATCGCATGGACCATTTCATGGATGGAGTATCTATATACAAAAAAGCGTATGTAATAATCTACCGATTAAACCCTGCATTCTAGAATTATCGAGTTTATTGCGCGAAGCAATTACCCGAAGCATGACATGGCATAATACAGAACTGCAACCCGAGCATAAGCGATTAATGGCAGTAATTCTCGATGAGATTAGTATAATCCCTCAAGTTAAGATAGCACTTCCAATGCCAAAAGATATTCGTTTGTTAAAAATTGCTTTAGCTTTGTCTGATAATCCTAGTGATGATAGAAACATTAATGAATGGAGCGTTTGGGCTGGAATTTCTCGACGCTCATTAACTCGTCGATTTACCAATGAAACTGGATTTAATTTCACTGAATGGCGACAGAAACTGCGTATGTTAAAAGCTTTAGAATTGCTTGTTGCGGGCAAGCCTATTACAGAAGTTTCCTTAAATTTAGGTTATGATAATATAAGTAGGTTTATTGCTATTTTCCGTCAAAATTTCGGGGTAACACCAGGATACTATCAAAAAGCGATGAGAAATAACCACCCTTGGCGAAACTTTACCAACACTATAATTTAA